In Drosophila yakuba strain Tai18E2 chromosome X, Prin_Dyak_Tai18E2_2.1, whole genome shotgun sequence, a single genomic region encodes these proteins:
- the LOC6524372 gene encoding glycerol-3-phosphate phosphatase, with translation MSPPRHILKLSLEEQRQFIDSFDLVISDCDGVVWLLVGWIPNTGAAVNALKAAGKQIKFVSNNSFRSEEGYMEMFRHIGAKNVQEDDIVHPVKTIVRYLKKHKPGQRVFSLMSLEANETLRKHNIEFESLQVKEHLTAASLVDHLAIEKPVGAVLFDIHLDLSYVELAKAIRHLQENDDCQLIAGGSDVIMPLAANLNVAGFFDFLEHVKRYTQREATFLGKPSPILGEMFGEMFEIRDCKRCIFIGDTLVQDVQFGKACGFQSLLVLSGCLTKEDMLNAPVEAQPDYYADSLADFTQLLENIQK, from the exons ATGTCGCCACCACGTCACATTTTGAAACTCAGCCTCGAGGAGCAGCGGCAGTTTATCGATTCCTTCGATCTGGTGATCAGCGACTGCGATGGCGTCGTCTGGCTGCTGGTCGGCTGGATTCCGAACACCGGAGCCGCCGTCAATGCCTTGAAAGCGGCCGGCAAGCAAATCAAGTTCGTGTCGAACAACAGCTTCCGGTCCGAGGAGGGTTACATGGAGATGTTTCGGCACATTGGCGCCAAGAACGTCCAGGAGGACGACATCGTTCATCCGGTGAAGACCATTGTCAGGTACCTGAAGAAGCACAAACCGGGGCAGCGCGTTTTCTCCCTCATGTCCTTGGAAGCAAACGAAACGTTGCGTAAGCACAACATCGAGTTTGAGTCGCTG CAAGTCAAGGAGCACCTGACGGCCGCGTCGCTGGTGGATCACCTGGCCATTGAGAAGCCCGTGGGAGCAGTGCTTTTCGACATCCACCTGGACCTCTCGTACGTGGAGCTGGCGAAGGCCATCAGGCACCTGCAGGAGAACGACGACTGCCAGTTGATAGCCGGCGGCAGCGATGTGATTATGCCACTGGCGGCGAACCTCAATGTGGCCGGGTTCTTTGACTTCCTGGAGCACGTTAAGCGATACACGCAACGCGAGGCCACGTTCCTGGGCAAGCCGTCGCCCATTTTGGGCGAGATGTTTGGCGAAATGTTCGAGATACGGGACTGCAAGCGCTGCATCTTTATCGGGGACACCCTGGTGCAGGATGTACAGTTCGGCAAGGCCTGCGGCTTCCAATCCCTGCTGGTACTTAGCGGCTGCCTGACCAAGGAGGACATGCTGAACGCCCCGGTGGAAGCCCAGCCGGACTACTATGCTGATAGCTTGGCGGACTTCACGCAGCTGCTTGAAAATATTCAGAAATAG
- the LOC6524371 gene encoding uncharacterized protein LOC6524371 isoform X2: MAQLQGAYNEPFTNSRSLTVEALCAKAHFRCGHASGGCQVRMPVVLLPWHEQQCMYKPMKCFMGRVWGDCRWQGREVQWKEHLEEQHDDRLFRSSSADLQWNLATRRKPLTGYYVFQAHDEMFNFYEIHDRQRVLFTMTCTSNRRDSKYNYAYEVTVLQPDNEALSMTQKFPVHSEYDKDILMEGTCVSIPLTELNRFLDQDKVLHYRVSVLAVKSPRRAKPPRQSLPQPVDLEQTANGGVNGKSVPSNMIITRTYKEAIGEVAKAEAATPETEENPTTDDAGSDGAAGVELERKWGTPQLHFNRKYLRNTLNDATPVEDELRPLAADLRNGHGDDKLSQCSNSTSYTKKVSDSLRRSFRALKADIVEMRPFSKKAVRAGSSSPVQTNGK; encoded by the exons ATGGCACAGCTACAAGGGGCATATAAT GAACCCTTCACCAACTCGCGATCGCTGACCGTGGAGGCGCTGTGCGCCAAGGCTCACTTCCGGTGCGGACACGCCTCCGGCGGCTGCCAGGTGCGGATGCCGGTCGTCCTGCTGCCGTGGCACGAACAGCAGTGCATGTACAAGCCGATGAAGTGCTTCATGGGCCGCGTGTGGGGCGACTGCCGCTGGCAGGGACGCGAGGTGCAGTGGAAGGAGCATCTGGAGGAGCAGCACGACGACCGCCTGTTCCGGTCCAGCAGCGCGGATCTGCAGTGGAATCTGGCTACGCGACGAAAACCGCTCACCGGCTACTACGTCTTCCAGGCGCACGACGAGATGTTCAACTTCTACGAGATCCACGATCGCCAGCGCGTTCTCTTCACCATGACCTGCACGTCGAACCGGCGCGACAGCAAGTACAACTACGCCTACGAGGTGACGGTGCTGCAGCCGGATAACGAGGCGCTGTCCATGACCCAGAAGTTTCCCGTGCACAGCGAGTACGACAAGGACATCCTCATGGAGGGCACCTGTGTCAGCATTCCGCTGACGGAGCTCAATCGCTTTCTGGACCAGGACAAG GTTCTCCACTATCGCGTGAGTGTGCTGGCGGTCAAGTCGCCGCGTCGCGCAAAACCACCGCGCCAAAGTCTGCCGCAGCCGGTGGACCTGGAACAGACCGCGAATGGCGGCGTCAACGGGAAGAGCGTGCCGAGCAACATGATCATTACGCGCACCTACAAGGAGGCCATCGGCGAGGTGGCCAAAGCGGAGGCGGCCACTCCGGAAACGGAGGAGAATCCAACTACCGACGACGCTGGGTCCGATGGAGCTGCCGGTGTGGAACTGGAGCGCAAGTGGGGCACACCGCAGCTGCACTTTAATCGGAAATATCTGCGGAACACTCTGAACGACGCCACGCCCGTGGAGGACGAGCTGCGGCCGCTGGCCGCTGATCTGCGCAATGGACATGGCGACGACAAGCTCTCCCAGTGCAGCAACAGCACGAGTTACACGAAAAAGGTATCGGATTCGCTGCGCAGAAGCTTCCGGGCACTCAAGGCGGATATCGTGGAGATGCGTCCGTTCAGCAAGAAGGCAGTACGGGCTGGCTCTTCCTCTCCGGTGCAAACCAATGGCAAATAG
- the LOC6524371 gene encoding uncharacterized protein LOC6524371 isoform X1, translated as MSALANGGKEEDLKILAQLKSIEQINEQRRIFLNSTINEEETEVTAGTNGSTIREEEDVEQKLKGLDEAESPKSPEEKMQQASDDTVAPPAQEQPEASEKVEPAKPLPPNTLALNVKYATLPSPNVVTLRSPLSPPPKPPMLGRTRSIGSGDGKSPASNGTLSPDSSIIRQSFPEGVTTPSKSAKSPATPSEEAPATVSARHYEGLIEELRCPGCAGAMKAPILLCKSGHSVCEQCTRILLMCPLCKEPFTNSRSLTVEALCAKAHFRCGHASGGCQVRMPVVLLPWHEQQCMYKPMKCFMGRVWGDCRWQGREVQWKEHLEEQHDDRLFRSSSADLQWNLATRRKPLTGYYVFQAHDEMFNFYEIHDRQRVLFTMTCTSNRRDSKYNYAYEVTVLQPDNEALSMTQKFPVHSEYDKDILMEGTCVSIPLTELNRFLDQDKVLHYRVSVLAVKSPRRAKPPRQSLPQPVDLEQTANGGVNGKSVPSNMIITRTYKEAIGEVAKAEAATPETEENPTTDDAGSDGAAGVELERKWGTPQLHFNRKYLRNTLNDATPVEDELRPLAADLRNGHGDDKLSQCSNSTSYTKKVSDSLRRSFRALKADIVEMRPFSKKAVRAGSSSPVQTNGK; from the exons ATGTCTGCCTTGGCCAATGGAGGAAAGGAGGAGGATCTGAAAATTCTGGCCCAGCTGAAAAGCATCGAGCAGATCAACGAGCAGCGCCGCATATTCCTCAACAGCACGATCAACGAGGAGGAGACGGAGGTGACAGCGGGCACAAACGGATCGACGATtcgggaggaggaggacgtgGAGCAGAAACTGAAAGGTTTGGACGAAGCCGAGTCCCCGAAGAGCCCCGAGGAGAAGATGCAGCAAGCATCAGATGACACAGTAGCACCACCGGCACAGGAGCAGCCAGAGGCCAGCGAAAAGGTGGAGCCAGCCAAGCCTCTGCCCCCCAATACGCTTGCCCTGAACGTGAAATACGCCACGCTGCCAAGTCCCAATGTGGTGACCCTGCGATCCCCACTCTCGCCGCCACCCAAGCCGCCCATGCTGGGCCGCACGCGGAGTATAGGCTCTGGCGATGGCAAGAGTCCGGCGAGCAATGGAACTCTCTCGCCCGACAGCTCGATAATCCGCCAGAGCTTTCCCGAAGGCGTGACCACGCCCAGCAAGTCGGCAAAGAGCCCGGCCACGCCCAGCGAGGAAGCGCCGGCGACGGTCTCCGCCCGCCACTACGAGGGACTCATCGAGGAGCTGCGGTGTCCCGGCTGCGCTGGCGCCATGAAGGCGCCCATCCTGCTCTGCAAGAGTGGCCACAGTGTCTGCGAACAGTGCACCCGCATTCTGCTCATGTGCCCGCTCTGCAAG GAACCCTTCACCAACTCGCGATCGCTGACCGTGGAGGCGCTGTGCGCCAAGGCTCACTTCCGGTGCGGACACGCCTCCGGCGGCTGCCAGGTGCGGATGCCGGTCGTCCTGCTGCCGTGGCACGAACAGCAGTGCATGTACAAGCCGATGAAGTGCTTCATGGGCCGCGTGTGGGGCGACTGCCGCTGGCAGGGACGCGAGGTGCAGTGGAAGGAGCATCTGGAGGAGCAGCACGACGACCGCCTGTTCCGGTCCAGCAGCGCGGATCTGCAGTGGAATCTGGCTACGCGACGAAAACCGCTCACCGGCTACTACGTCTTCCAGGCGCACGACGAGATGTTCAACTTCTACGAGATCCACGATCGCCAGCGCGTTCTCTTCACCATGACCTGCACGTCGAACCGGCGCGACAGCAAGTACAACTACGCCTACGAGGTGACGGTGCTGCAGCCGGATAACGAGGCGCTGTCCATGACCCAGAAGTTTCCCGTGCACAGCGAGTACGACAAGGACATCCTCATGGAGGGCACCTGTGTCAGCATTCCGCTGACGGAGCTCAATCGCTTTCTGGACCAGGACAAG GTTCTCCACTATCGCGTGAGTGTGCTGGCGGTCAAGTCGCCGCGTCGCGCAAAACCACCGCGCCAAAGTCTGCCGCAGCCGGTGGACCTGGAACAGACCGCGAATGGCGGCGTCAACGGGAAGAGCGTGCCGAGCAACATGATCATTACGCGCACCTACAAGGAGGCCATCGGCGAGGTGGCCAAAGCGGAGGCGGCCACTCCGGAAACGGAGGAGAATCCAACTACCGACGACGCTGGGTCCGATGGAGCTGCCGGTGTGGAACTGGAGCGCAAGTGGGGCACACCGCAGCTGCACTTTAATCGGAAATATCTGCGGAACACTCTGAACGACGCCACGCCCGTGGAGGACGAGCTGCGGCCGCTGGCCGCTGATCTGCGCAATGGACATGGCGACGACAAGCTCTCCCAGTGCAGCAACAGCACGAGTTACACGAAAAAGGTATCGGATTCGCTGCGCAGAAGCTTCCGGGCACTCAAGGCGGATATCGTGGAGATGCGTCCGTTCAGCAAGAAGGCAGTACGGGCTGGCTCTTCCTCTCCGGTGCAAACCAATGGCAAATAG
- the LOC6524374 gene encoding UDP-N-acetylglucosamine transporter isoform X2, whose protein sequence is MNSIHMNANTLKYISLLTLTLQNAILGLSMRYARTRPGDIFLSSTAVLMAEFAKLITCLFLVFNEEGKDAQKFVRSLHKTIIANPMDTLKVCVPSLVYIVQNNLLYVSASHLDAATYQVTYQLKILTTAMFAVVILRRKLLNTQWGALLLLVMGIVLVQLAQTEGPSSGSAGGAAAAAATAASAGGAPVQNRMLGLWAALGACFLSGFAGIYFEKILKGAEISVWMRNVQLSLLSIPFGLLTCFVNDGSRIFDQGFFKGYDLFVWYLVLLQAGGGLIVAVVVKYADNILKGFATSLAIIISCVASIYIFDFNLTLQFSFGAGLVIASIFLYGYDPARSAPKPTMQGPGGDEEKLLPRV, encoded by the exons ATGAACAGCATACACA TGAACGCCAATACGCTGAAGTACATCAGCCTGCTGACGCTGACCCTGCAGAATGCCATCCTGGGCCTCAGCATGCGCTATGCCCGCACCCGGCCAGGCGACATCTTCCTCAGCTCCACGG CCGTACTCATGGCCGAGTTTGCCAAACTGATCACGTGCCTGTTCCTGGTCTTTAACGAGGAGGGCAAGGATGCCCAGAAGTTTGTCCGCTCGCTGCACAAGACCATCATTGCGAATCCCATGGACACGCTGAAGGTGTGCGTCCCCTCGCTGGTCTACATCGTGCAGAATAACCTGCTGTACGTCTCTGCCTCCCATTTGGATGCGGCCACCTACCAGGTGACGTACCAGCTGAAGATTCTCACCACGGCCATGTTCGCGGTTGTCATCCTGCGTCGCAAGCTGCTGAACACCCAGTGGGGagcgctgctgctcctggtcaTGGGCATCGTCCTGGTGCAGTTGGCCCAAACGGAGGGACCGTCGAGTGGTTCAGCCggtggagctgcagcagcagcagccacggCCGCCTCCGCTGGAGGAGCACCTGTGCAGAACAGGATGCTTGGACTGTGGGCCGCATTGGGCGCCTGCTTCCTGTCCGGATTTGCGGGCATCTACTTCGAGAAGATCCTCAAGGGTGCCGAGATCTCCGTGTGGATGAGGAATGTGCAGTTGAGTCTGCTTAGCATTCCCTTCGGCCTGCTCACCTGCTTTGTGAACGACGGCAGCAGGATCTTCGATCAGGGATTCTTTAAGGGCTACGATCTGTTTGTCTGGTatctggtgctgctgcaggcCGGCGGTGGATTGATTGTGGCCGTGGTGGTCAAGTATGCGGATAACATACTCAAGGGCTTCGCCACCTCGCTGGCCATCATCATCTCGTGCGTGGCCTCCATCTACATCTTCGATTTCAATCTCACGTTGCAGTTCAGCTTTGGAGCTGGGCTGGTCATAGCCTCGATCTTTCTCTACGGCTACGATCCTGCCAGGTCGGCGCCGAAGCCAACTATGCAGGGACCTGGTGGCGATGAGGAGAAGCTGTTGCCACGCGTCTAG
- the LOC6524374 gene encoding UDP-N-acetylglucosamine transporter isoform X1, translated as MALLPAPIPYSYSHRPVNANTLKYISLLTLTLQNAILGLSMRYARTRPGDIFLSSTAVLMAEFAKLITCLFLVFNEEGKDAQKFVRSLHKTIIANPMDTLKVCVPSLVYIVQNNLLYVSASHLDAATYQVTYQLKILTTAMFAVVILRRKLLNTQWGALLLLVMGIVLVQLAQTEGPSSGSAGGAAAAAATAASAGGAPVQNRMLGLWAALGACFLSGFAGIYFEKILKGAEISVWMRNVQLSLLSIPFGLLTCFVNDGSRIFDQGFFKGYDLFVWYLVLLQAGGGLIVAVVVKYADNILKGFATSLAIIISCVASIYIFDFNLTLQFSFGAGLVIASIFLYGYDPARSAPKPTMQGPGGDEEKLLPRV; from the exons ATGGCGCTCCTGCCCGCCCCCATCCCGTATTCCTATTCCCATCGCCCAGTGAACGCCAATACGCTGAAGTACATCAGCCTGCTGACGCTGACCCTGCAGAATGCCATCCTGGGCCTCAGCATGCGCTATGCCCGCACCCGGCCAGGCGACATCTTCCTCAGCTCCACGG CCGTACTCATGGCCGAGTTTGCCAAACTGATCACGTGCCTGTTCCTGGTCTTTAACGAGGAGGGCAAGGATGCCCAGAAGTTTGTCCGCTCGCTGCACAAGACCATCATTGCGAATCCCATGGACACGCTGAAGGTGTGCGTCCCCTCGCTGGTCTACATCGTGCAGAATAACCTGCTGTACGTCTCTGCCTCCCATTTGGATGCGGCCACCTACCAGGTGACGTACCAGCTGAAGATTCTCACCACGGCCATGTTCGCGGTTGTCATCCTGCGTCGCAAGCTGCTGAACACCCAGTGGGGagcgctgctgctcctggtcaTGGGCATCGTCCTGGTGCAGTTGGCCCAAACGGAGGGACCGTCGAGTGGTTCAGCCggtggagctgcagcagcagcagccacggCCGCCTCCGCTGGAGGAGCACCTGTGCAGAACAGGATGCTTGGACTGTGGGCCGCATTGGGCGCCTGCTTCCTGTCCGGATTTGCGGGCATCTACTTCGAGAAGATCCTCAAGGGTGCCGAGATCTCCGTGTGGATGAGGAATGTGCAGTTGAGTCTGCTTAGCATTCCCTTCGGCCTGCTCACCTGCTTTGTGAACGACGGCAGCAGGATCTTCGATCAGGGATTCTTTAAGGGCTACGATCTGTTTGTCTGGTatctggtgctgctgcaggcCGGCGGTGGATTGATTGTGGCCGTGGTGGTCAAGTATGCGGATAACATACTCAAGGGCTTCGCCACCTCGCTGGCCATCATCATCTCGTGCGTGGCCTCCATCTACATCTTCGATTTCAATCTCACGTTGCAGTTCAGCTTTGGAGCTGGGCTGGTCATAGCCTCGATCTTTCTCTACGGCTACGATCCTGCCAGGTCGGCGCCGAAGCCAACTATGCAGGGACCTGGTGGCGATGAGGAGAAGCTGTTGCCACGCGTCTAG
- the LOC6524370 gene encoding WW domain-binding protein 11, which produces MGRRSINTTKSGKYMNPTDQARKEARKKELKKNKKQRQMVRAAVLKNKDPSQILEEMEKIDEMEYNVLQPSPLNEKVLRDKRKKLKETFDRVMRLYHNDEPEHWADLKRKEVEYEKKRLKKQQYYESVKHAQSVQIDEIPLPAPVSAMPGGPAGSAGGSAVAGFGASVGIRLPPPPMTMALPPYAPGAPPGVARNSDSAASEAQVEKSKEDEEKDWLGVPPGPPPDLFALSELDSDAEGNTDYDGEGEEDEQESLKKGKDKDNEAAEPNNQNIDDFMKEMEHVHKRKHRKLAAKEDEADKQREEDEGDDLDKRQERASSSDRKSASSTDSEDDDDPDDDEEMPKVPTKPPPVKSTIATKTPAPPQAPTLPTIPLPPASSVPAPPQIPQLPPIHNLGPPGIMYRPPPMRPPHPGAAFGIRMPPGPPPGARPPHGLGPIPRMGIRMPPGPPPGLPPRLAHHNKQGGGAGPPKESAKGVTTITAKPQIRNLSADVTRFVPSTLRVKREDQRRAARPRHAANDGHHAPSEAHSKPPTKDDAYLQFMNEMQGLL; this is translated from the exons ATGGGGCGCCGCTCCATTAACACCACCAAGAGTGGAAAGTACATGAATCCCACGGACCAGGCGC GCAAGGAGGCCCGCAAGAAGGAGCTCAAGAAGAACAAGAAACAGCGCCAAATGGTGCGGGCCGCCGTCCTAAAGAACAAGGATCCCTCTCAGATACTCGAGGAGATGGAGAAGATCGACGAGATGG AGTACAACGTTCTGCAACCATCGCCGCTTAACGAGAAGGTGCTGCGCGACAAGCGAAAAAAGCTGAAGGAAACCTTCGACCGCGTAATGCGACTCTAT CACAACGACGAGCCGGAGCACTGGGCGGACCTCAAGCGCAAGGAGGTGGAGTACGAGAAGAAGCGTCTGAAAAAACAGCAGTACTACGAAAGCGTTAAGCACGCCCAGAGCGTCCAGATTGACGAGATTCCGCTGCCCGCTCCGGTGTCTGCCATGCCAGGCGGACCTGCCGGATCGGCTGGTGGTTCGGCGGTGGCCGGATTTGGAGCATCCGTTGGCATACGCCTTCCTCCACCGCCCATGACAATGGCCTTGCCGCCCTATGCGCCAGGTGCTCCGCCAGGCGTGGCTAGGAATAGCGATTCAGCTGCCAGCGAGGCGCAAGTGGAGAAATCTAAGGAGGACGAGGAAAAGGATTGGCTGGGCGTCCCGCCGGGACCGCCGCCAGATCTGTTTGCCTTGTCCGAACTCGATTCCGATGCCGAGGGCAATACAGACTACGATGGCGAGGGCGAGGAGGACGAGCAGGAGTCGTTGAAGAAGggcaaggacaaggacaatgAGGCCGCCGAGccaaataatcaaaatatcGACGACTTCATGAAGGAAATGGAGCATGTGCACAAGCGTAAACACCGAAAGCTGGCGGCCAAAGAGGACGAGGCTGACAAACAGCGGGAGGAGGACGAAGGGGATGATTTGGACAAGCGCCAGGAACGAGCATCTAGCTCCGATCGGAAATCCGCCAGCAGTACCGACAGTGAGGACGATGATGACCCAGATGACGATGAAGAGATGCCCAAAGTGCCAACCAAACCACCACCAGTAAAATCAACCATAGCGACCAAAACGCCTGCTCCACCGCAAGCGCCCACATTACCGACTATTCCATTGCCACCAGCGTCGTCGGTGCCTGCGCCGCCACAAATTCCACAACTACCGCCCATTCACAATCTTGGACCGCCGGGCATAATGTACCGACCGCCGCCCATGCGACCCCCACACCCGGGTGCCGCTTTCGGAATACGCATGCCGCCTGGACCGCCGCCAGGTGCCAGGCCACCGCATGGCCTGGGGCCAATACCCCGCATGGGCATCAGGATGCCACCTGGACCACCACCAGGCCTGCCCCCGCGCCTCGCCCATCACAATAAGCAGGGAGGCGGCGCAGGGCCGCCGAAGGAGTCAGCCAAGGGTGTGACCACCATTACAGCCAAGCCACAAATCAG GAATCTGAGTGCGGATGTCACCCGCTTTGTACCGTCCACGTTGCGAGTGAAGCGCGAGGATCAGCGCCGTGCGGCGAGGCCCAGACACGCGGCCAACGATGGTCATCACGCCCCCTCCGAGGCGCACAGCAAGCCGCCCACCAAGGACGACGCCTATCTGCAGTTCATGAACGAGATGCAGGGCTTGCTGTAG
- the LOC6524373 gene encoding translation initiation factor eIF-2B subunit beta: protein MKEQPLKEITQLIHAIKVGLVEGSYNITNKTLDIFKYIIMSKSWQNADALMQIVRDQCKILQAALPQETVTSNIARRILKLTREEFDLLHAKVQHFADDSQASMSLHKLVTQTSESNVSVDYSVPQQGLREALLDHLQEVETELETSSENICVQAEEHIHSSEIILTLGHSRSVENFLKRAIKKRQFLTIIVAECAPACRGHNLAASLAGEKNVEIVVIPDAAIFAMMSRVNKVIIGTHSVLANGGLRAACGAYTVALAAKHYSVPVIVLAPMYKLSPLHLCEQDAFNMVGCAEDVIPYDSIPAREAKVYSPMFDYVPPELITLFISNTGGHAPSYVYRLLTELYHPEDLEI from the exons ATGAAGGAGCAGCCACTCAAGGAGATCACCCAGCTGATCCACGCCATCAAAGTGGG GTTGGTGGAGGGATCCTACAACATAACCAACAAGACGCTGGACATCTTCAAGTACATCATCATGAGCAAGAGCTGGCAGAACGCCGA TGCTCTCATGCAGATTGTTCGCGACCAGTGTAAAATTCTGCAGGCAGCTCTGCCACAGGAGACGGTTACCTCGAACATTGCCAGGCGGATCCTCAAGCTGACGCGCGAGGAGTTCGACCTGCTGCACGCCAAGGTGCAGCACTTTGCGGACGACTCGCAGGCCTCGATGTCGCTCCACAAACTGGTCACTCAGACCAGCGAGAGCAACGTCAGCGTAGATTACTCCGTGCCGCAGCAGGGATTGCGGGAGGCGCTGCTCGATCATCTACAGGAAGTGGAAACGGAGCTGGAGACCAGCTCGGAGAACATTTGCGTCCAGGCCGAGGAGCACATTCACTCGTCGGAGATCATTTTGACACTGGGTCACTCGCGCAGCGTCGAGAACTTCCTCAAACGGGCGATCAAGAAGCGTCAGTTTCTCACCATCATCGTGGCCGAGTGTGCGCCAGCCTGCCGG GGTCACAATTTGGCTGCCAGTTTGGCCGGCGAGAAGAATGTGGAGATCGTGGTGATCCCGGACGCGGCCATCTTCGCAATGATGTCGCGCGTCAACAAGGTGATAATCGGCACGCACAGTGTGCTGGCCAATGGCGGACTCAGAGCGGCCTGCGGAGCCTACACAGTGGCCCTGGCCGCCAAGCACTACTCCGTGCCGGTCATTGTACTGGCGCCCATGTACAAACTCTCCCCGCTGCATCTGTGCGAGCAGGACGCCTTCAATATGGTCGGCTGTGCGGAGGATGTGATACCCTACGATTCAATTCCGGCACGCGAGGCCAAGGTCTACAGTCCCATGTTCGATTACGTGCCTCCGGAGCTGATCACCCTCTTCATATCCAACAC CggtggccacgccccctcgtATGTGTATCGCCTCCTTACGGAACTGTATCATCCCGAAGATCTGGAGATTTGA